A stretch of Dictyoglomus sp. NZ13-RE01 DNA encodes these proteins:
- a CDS encoding chorismate-binding protein — MAKCPYCGTEVEKPIKTWVIAPRGRKGVTVGLFKCTSCGKYFRAKL, encoded by the coding sequence ATGGCTAAATGTCCTTATTGCGGTACAGAAGTCGAAAAACCAATAAAAACATGGGTTATAGCACCTAGGGGTAGAAAAGGGGTAACAGTAGGACTATTCAAGTGTACTAGCTGTGGTAAGTACTTTAGGGCTAAACTCTAA
- a CDS encoding CopG family transcriptional regulator codes for MRVITFKVDENTLEELDRFCANSGLSRSSAIRIAIKKLISEGVEIKPKPKRVRKVELY; via the coding sequence TTGCGTGTTATAACCTTCAAAGTAGATGAAAATACCTTAGAGGAGTTAGATAGATTCTGTGCTAACAGCGGATTATCACGTAGTAGTGCTATCAGAATAGCAATAAAGAAGCTAATTAGTGAAGGTGTAGAAATAAAGCCAAAGCCAAAAAGGGTAAGGAAGGTGGAGCTTTATTGA